The following are encoded together in the Babesia microti strain RI chromosome II, complete genome genome:
- a CDS encoding conserved Plasmodium protein, unknown function (overlaps_old_locusTagID:BBM_II02495) — protein MMLQISLARYNVRRLWERSLRRLNKRAKWALWKWMVKGNYKNLKFSEHERIDLIKRQFDPKPMQTIGPKYCDMQALHEQDLMARSQISKY, from the exons ATGATGCTGCAAATATCATTAGCACGCTATAATGTTAGACGTTTGTGGGAGCGATC GCTGAGACGATTAAATAAAAGGGCTAAATGGGCTCTGTGGAAGTGGATGGTCAAAGGCAATTACAAGAATCTTAAATTTAGTGAACATGAGAGGATTGATCTTATCAAGCGGCAATTTGACCCTAAACCCATGCAAACTATCGGACCCAAGTACTGTGATATGCAAGCTTTACACGAACAGGATCTAATGGCACGGTCACAAATCtcaaaatattga
- a CDS encoding hypothetical protein (overlaps_old_locusTagID:BBM_II02480;~overlaps_old_locusTagID:BBM_II02485): MGWCIKKEAELQQEAGNKKQDECVDEKVVNGDECNCELNETAVRDEQEYPKFNSIWVNPWQRIEPREKFLRYCLVLGIFPFTFIGCIVGAIYGTFIRRKRRQIHDKLHRANLVACILYMFISAIIASLILASSQKGKIPKLRPIPQFLRSEGNEFSIISTNGGFKNTLLIIEQGKGILPETIPDAQKYGFNVTHATLLKKEDELMRDDLVWESLTKGLKLDPKNTLITATVGRSNAEDIKHGNLDEWMGLLLVNETVGEKTDDKFMVKFLNKKIMCNGNETWMFSTIRPSGAPNYYISRDKAFEVLKTHITKNKAPQLVGEAIVPVHVDANPKVPTPVDQNILEDFVQSVHSMDVKHDPKSDIVQKICSMSTSHVIPSTHFTKP; the protein is encoded by the exons ATGGGTTGGTGTATCAAAAAAGAAGCTGAATTGCAGCAAGAAGCAGGCAACAAAAAGCAAGATGAATGTGTAGATGAAAAGGTTGTTAATGGTGACGAATGCAATTGTGAGTTAAATGAAACTGCCGTTAGAGATGAACAGGAATATCCAAAGTTCAATTCAATTTGGGTCAATCCATGGCAAAGAATAGAGCCTAGGGAAAAATT TTTGAGATATTGCCTTGTGTTAGGAATTTTCCCATTTACCTTCATAGGGTGTATCGTCG GTGCAATTTATGGGACATTTATTAGACGCAAGCGACGACAAATTCATGATAAa ttacACCGCGCAAATCTCGTGGCATGTATACTTTACATGTTTATTAGTGCAATAATTGCATCACTTATTTTAGCATCTTCACAAAAGGGCAAGATTCCTAAATTGAGGCCGATTCCACAATTTTTACGTTCAGAAGGCAATGAgttttcaataattt CGACCAATGGAGGCTTTAAAAACACCTTGCTCATAATTGAGCAGGGCAAGGGGATTTTGCCGGAGACGATACcag ATGCGCAAAAATACGGATTCAACGTCACTCATGCTACACTCTTAAAGAAAGAAGATGAATTGATGCGTGATGATTTAGTTTGGGAATCACTAACTAAAGGCTTGAAATTGGATCCAAAAAATACACTCATCACTGCTACAGTAGGTAGATCTAATGCTGAAGATATCAAACATGGGAAC TTGGATGAGTGGATGGGGTTATTGCTGGTGAACGAAACTGTTGGTGAGAAGACCGATGATAAATTCATggtcaaatttttgaacaaaaaaataatgtGCAATGGCAATGAAACTTGGATGTTTTCTACAATTCGCCCAAGCGGCGCACCTAACTATTACATCTCCCGG GACAAAGCATTTGAAGTGTTAAAGACACACattactaaaaataaaGCGCCGCAATTAGTAGGTGAAGCCATAGTTCCAGTCCATGTCGATGCAAATCCCAAAGTCCCTACCCCTGTGGATCAGAACATCTTAGAGGATTTTGTCCAGTCAGTACATTCAATGGACGTTAAACATGATCCCAAAAGTGACATTGTCCAAAAAATATGCTCCATGTCAACTAGTCACGTCATACCATCAACACATTTCACCAAACCATAA
- a CDS encoding ribonuclease Z (overlaps_old_locusTagID:BBM_II02500), producing MNTRHTLGRRGKMGMYVQTLGFHDLSVPPSLQVVSEYCRVLFNVGENSQRFRMERNLHMNKIHSIFFTDLSVSSLTGLPGLLLAIDSSEIEHIEIIGPIGITTTIKLLSTTFMNLKYLKINVIELTTVKYIDITKGLQIICIPLIKSDTKKFKPSTYRIAYIVNCGERPGTMDIDKAIKLGIPRGPLLGQLKRGKSITLQNGTIVHPSEVIGKPIIGSQALILKIENDHDLQLVKSTIPLYCDTSRLDFIFHLMKNDNYNEYENSIHIYLDKSDHPPNYISFLWAEKANLTLKSMYNNCTTHHNDNKENQSNASINIECACIGDDKQYPPLTIFNMYGKSKVTGQTREDRIDTSNSLQHISQLKPFPVNDLISNFNYTEGPHKLVMLGTGGCAPSPIRNVSSILLIYDMDSSMLLDCGEGTLYQLYVNSTSWGNFIATLSSIKAIVITHSHADHHMGIAALVAYRNKVLPDADVISVILPSKVKRWIEHIFNTSIRIPCNILDHSSAIITPFKITLYQVLHISDSAGITVEVPNVFKIVYSGDTRPCETTINAATNCDILIHESTFYQQDLSHAVDKKHTTVEEAVEIAKRANCKLLVLTHFSQRYSLPIDINTNCNFPKDKIIAALDHLVIHF from the exons ATGAACACTAGACATACACTAGGGAGGAGGGGTAAGATGGGGATGTATGTGCAGACACTCGGATTCCATGATCTTTCTGTTCCCCCCTCATTACAAGTAGTATCTGAATATTGCAGGGTGTTATTCAATGTAGGGGAAAACAGTCAAAG ATTTAGGATGGAACGAAATCTGCACATGAATAAAATCCACTCGATCTTCTTCACCGACCTATCGGTTTCCTCACTTACTGGGTTGCCAGGGCTACTATTGGCCATAGATAGCTCTGAAATAGAACATATTGAAATCATTGGCCCCATTGGAATTACAACCACGATTAAACTATTATCTACAACCTTCATGAACCT GAAATACCTAAAAATAAACGTTATAGAGCTAACAACTGTCAAATATATCGATATCACTAAGGGActacaaataatttgtattcCACTCATCAAATCTgatactaaaaaattcaaaccTTCAACCTATCGCATTgcatatattgttaattgtgGCGAACGGCCGGGGACTATGGACATCGACAAGGCCATTAAATTGGGG ATTCCTAGAGGCCCATTGCTAGGTCAATTAAAAAGAGGCAAATCTATCACTCTGCAAAATGGCACTATTGTACATCCTAGTGAAGTGATTGGAAAACCGATCATTGGCAGTCAAGCACTGATACTTAAAATAGAAAACGATCATGATTTGCAACTGGTT AAATCTACTATTCCATTGTATTGCGATACTAGTCGCTTGGATTTTATATTCCACCTTATGAAGAATGATAATTACAACGAATATGAGAATTCAATtcacatttatttagataaatcAGATCATCCTCCCAATTATATTTCGTTTTTATGGGCTGAGAAGGCCAATCTCACCCTTAAATCTATGTACAACAATTGTACCACTCATCACAACGATAATAAAGAAAATCAATCAAATGcatcaattaatattgagTGTGCTTGCATTGGTGATGATAAACAGTATCCACCATTgacaatatttaacatgTACGGGAAAAGCAAGGTCACTGGTCAGACTAGGGAAGATCGCATTGACACATCAAATAGCCTACAACATATATCGCAACTGAAACCATTTCCAGTAAATGATTTGATTtccaatttcaattatactGAGGGGCCGCACAAGTTGGTTATGTTAGGAACAGGCGGTTGTGCTCCATCTCCAATTAGGAATGTATCTTCAATATTGTTGATCTACGATATGGATTCTA GCATGCTGCTGGATTGTGGTGAGGGGACTTTGTATCAACTGTATGTCAATTCTACATCCTGGGGCAATTTTATAGCCACACTATCTAGTATAAA AGCTATAGTGATAACGCACTCTCACGCCGATCACCATATGGGAATTGCAGCTTTAGTGGCGTACCGAAATAAAGTGCTACCTGATGCCGACGTTATTTCAGTTATTTTACCATCAAAAGTAAAA AGGTGGATCGAgcatatttttaacacatCAATACGCATTCCCTGTAACATACTGGATCACTCATCTGCTATAATAACGCCATTTAAAATAACCCTATATCAG GTTTTGCACATAAGCGATTCTGCAGGAATAACAGTTGAAGTCCCAAATGTGTTCAAAATAGTTTATTCTGGGGACACCAGACCTTGTGAGACGACAATAAACGCAGCTACtaattgcgatattttgATCCACGAAT CCACTTTTTACCAACAAGATTTGAGCCATGCTGTGGACAAAAAGCATACAACGGTAGAAGAAGCCGTGGAAATTGCGAAACGGGCTAATTGTAAACTACTAGTTTTGACACACTTTTCACAACGGTATTCACTA CCCATTGACATTAACACTAATTGTAATTTCCCCAAGGATAAGATCATTGCAGCACTAGATCACTTAgttattcatttttaa
- a CDS encoding Calcineurin-like phosphoesterase (overlaps_old_locusTagID:BBM_II02465), with the protein MIDKSAVAIATQYSCAEMDILPLGKPSQQGHVPSPRFGHTFTSVGGGKLLLFGGAIGDTGRYIITNETYIYDTNICTWTKLVSENPPSARAAHAAACVDTKQLVIYGGATGGGSLSSDELYLLDLSKDPTNAQWMVVPITGGTPGRRYGHVLVYIRPNIILFGGNDGQKNTNDVWFMDVERSPFTWIQVNLEPGAKRPEKRVYHSADVCRLGPAMGMMVIFGGRSSDSKSLNDIWGLRQHRNGKWDWVEGPSRSGYIPDARYQHSAIFIGTNMVIIGGRNDNDCTLVLPCAVYDTETIDWKKLSPIYRFRHGACLYKSIVYIFGGFTNQTQQRPIGELTALDCSFTYKVDLEQSSPTLDQVVRSTMAISIKPKDAPTINVVADDKKSDIKLASHAHAVKESEFDFSKMVRKISIDRLEDEGRKIDKLLANKLMTKAPVLTNSVYDYVLQTLLKPNVTMEDMKSIHDRDTMFLVSWSDLSELCKKTLQLVQNDPMVLELRAPVKVYGDIHGQYYDLMRLFRLYKCPVEEDISDVFGGVGDLDSNDYLFLGDYVDRGSNSLEVIALLFALKCKYPNQIHLLRGNHEDAAINSIYGFQDECRKRLHEDPNKPDSIWNSINRVFEWLPVGSIIDNKILAVHGGIGKSIKSVQDIANLPRPLEVAAIPQTEKDQIVMDLLWSDPTDSDNILGTMVNDVRDPEGLGYIVKFGPDRVEEFLKDNNLQMIIRAHECVMDGFERFAGGKLITLFSATNYCNHHKNAGALLFVRRDLTIVPKLIYPHNADVKVKAFGAWDMRMAELRPPTPPRSYFVNTI; encoded by the exons ATGATCGACAAGAGTGCTGTGGCCATTGCCACACAATATAGTTGTGCTGAGATGGATATTCTGCCCTTGGGCAAACCTTCCCAGCAGGGCCATGTACCTTCACCCAGATTTGGGCACACTTTTACTAGCGTCGGCGGGGGAAAATTGCTTTTGTTTGGTGGTGCAATTGGGG ACACTGGGCGTTACATAATTACTAACGAAACATACATTTATGACACTAATATTTGCACTTGGACTAAACTTGTATCAGAGAATCCGCCATCAGCCCGCGCTGCTCATGCCGCGGCGTGCGTTGACACTAAACAGCTAGTTATTTACGGAGGAGCCACCGGGGGCGGTTCATTATCATCTGATGAG CTATACCTGTTGGATCTGAGCAAAGACCCTACCAATGCGCAATGGATGGTCGTCCCTATTACAGGTGGGACACCTGGGAGGAGATATGGCCATGTACTGGTGTATATTAGACCAAATATTATACTTTTTGGCGGTAATGATGGACAAAAGAATACCAACGACGTGTGGTTTATGGATGTGGAGAGGTCACCCTTCACTTGGATTCAAGTAAACCTCGAACCCGGGGCAAAGAGGCCCGAGAAGAGAGTTTATCACTCTGCAGAT GTATGCCGATTAGGCCCCGCCATGGGGATGATGGTGATTTTTGGCGGACGATCCAGTGATAGcaaatcattaaatgaCATATGGGGACTTAGGCAGCATAGGAATGGCAAATGGGATTGGGTTGAGGGACCTTCAAGAAGCGGATACATACCCGATGCCAGATACCAGCATTCTGCCATTTTCATTGGCACCAATATGGTCATAATAGGGGGAAGAAATGATAATGACTGCACATT AGTCCTACCATGCGCCGTTTACGATACTGAGACTATTGATTGGAAGAAATTATCTCCAATTTACAGA TTCCGCCACGGAGCATGTTTGTATAAGTCTATAGTATACATATTTGGCGGTTTCACTAATCAGACTCAGCAAAGGCCAATTGGCGAGCTTACGGCCTTAGATTGCTCCTTCACCTACAAGGTGGACCTAGAACAATCTAGTCCTACGTTGGATCAAGTAGTTAGGTCCACAATGGCCATATCCATTAAACCAAAAGACGCTCCCACAATTAATGTTGTGGCAGACGATAAAAAATCGGAC ATAAAACTGGCATCGCATGCTCACGCTGTTAAGGAGTCGGAATTTGACTTTTCCAAGATGGTTCGCAAG ATTTCAATCGACCGACTTGAGGATGAGGGGAGGAAGATCGACAAGCTGTTGGCCAATAAGCTTATGACCAAGGCCCCTGTGCTAACCAACTCGGTTTACGATTATGTACTACAAACTCTGCTAAAGCCGAACGTTACGATGGAGGATATGAAGAGCATTCACGATAGAGATACAATGTTCCTCGTTTCTTGGTCAGATCTCTCAGAGTTGTGCAAAAAAACGCTGCAGTTGGTTCAGAATGATCCGATGGTGTTAGAACTTAGGGCGCCAGTTAAGG TGTACGGAGATATTCATGGCCAATACTACGACCTAATGCGCCTTTTCCGCCTATACAAATGCCCCGTCGAAGAAGACATTTCGGATGTTTTTGGCGGTGTGGGCGACTTGGACTCCAATGACTATTTATTTCTGGGAGACTATGTGGATAGGGGCTCTAATTCTCTAGAAGTTATAGCACTATTATTCGCACTCAAG TGCAAGTATCCCAATCAGATACATTTGCTTCGTGGCAACCACGAAGATGCAGCAATTAATTCCATATACGGCTTTCAAGATGAGTGTAGGAAGAGATTGCACGAGGATCCAAACAAACCAGATTCTATATGGAACAGTATTAACAGGGTGTTTGAATGGTTACCTGTTGGATctataattgataataagATTTTAGCCGTGCACGGGGGCATTGGGAAGAGCATTAAATCAGTACAGGATATCGCAAACCTTCCCAGGCCCCTGGAAGTAGCAGCCATTCCCCAAACGGAAAAG GACCAAATTGTTATGGATCTACTCTGGTCCGATCCTACCGATTCCGATAACATCCTTGGCACCATGGTGAATGACGTTAGAGACCCCGAAGGACTAGGATACATCGTCAAATTTGGCCCAGATAGAGTAGAGGAGTTTCTAAAAGACAATAACCTCCAAATGATAATCAG GGCACATGAGTGTGTAATGGACGGTTTTGAACGTTTTGCCGGGGGCAAACTGATTACGTTGTTCTCTGccacaaattattgtaaCCACCATAAAAACGCTGGCGCACTTTTATTCGTACGCCGCGATTTGACCATAGTGCCAAAGCTAATATACCCCCACAACGCCGACGTCAAGGTCAAGGCCTTTGGTGCATG GGACATGAGGATGGCAGAACTGCGCCCTCCCACTCCGCCACGATCGTATTTTGTTAATACCATCTGA
- a CDS encoding conserved Plasmodium protein, unknown function (overlaps_old_locusTagID:BBM_II02470) → MPSDMTNVPSTVPIYYYGFLNNAFYNMHKITSSGNIKLECPQNLIVNITNASYGDPPINVTSSIKCNKRLCVINSGDYVRKPFKHLTVEFECVAMESVRTLFDGNKFHPGITRNYLILERDFDGQSPDYSVINSINFLLKYRKYPYLVWNGKDWVGENGNWHDEKATTLVNYEQLTFSGYSVFLNYVAICNNVTNCYEMDDIYAAYSECETSDCSFFTISFENQLSISTKRTWLCRGWPTIVPLKGHLAAVKCSAFDSNNINTHIANNNTFM, encoded by the exons ATGCCAAGTGATATGACCAATGTGCCTAGCACTGTACCCATTTATTATTACGG ATTCCTCAACAACGCCTTCTACAACATGCATAAGATTACTTCA AGCGGGAATATTAAACTAGAGTGCCCCCAAAActtgattgtaaatataacaaacgCTAGTTATGGCGATCCGCCAATAA ATGTCACAAGCAGTATAAAGTGCAACAAGAGATTGTGTGTT ATTAATTCTGGGGATTACGTGAGGAAACCTTTCAAACATTTAACTGTGGAGTTTGAGTGTGTAGCCATGGAATCCGTTAGAACGTTGTTCGATGGCAACAAATTCCACCCAGGAATTACCAGGAATTACTTAATTTTGGAAAGGGATTTTGACGGGCAATCGCCAGATTATAGCGTGATAAATTCTATAAACTTCTTGCtcaaatatcgcaaatacCCTTATCTTGTTTGGAATGGCAAGGATTGGGTTGGTGAAA ATGGTAATTGGCATGATGAAAAGGCTACCACTCTAGTTAATTACGAACAATTGACTTTTTCTGGCTATTCAGTCTTTCTGAACTATGtggcaatttgtaataatgtGACTAATTGTTATGAGATGGATGACATTTATGCTGCTTATTCAGAATGCGAAACCAGCGACTGCTCATTTTTCACTATCA GCTTCGAGAATCAATTGTCTATTAGTACTAAGAGGACGTG GCTCTGTAGGGg ATGGCCAACTATCGTGCCCCTAAAGGGACACCTAGCCGCTGTAAAATGCTCAGCTTTTGATtcaaacaatataaacacGCATATCGCAAACAACAACACTTTTATGTag
- a CDS encoding potassium channel (K2) (overlaps_old_locusTagID:BBM_II02485;~overlaps_old_locusTagID:BBM_II02490) — MEGSKLSDLGILVAFRLITDIIFTILFFGCLIYGVIVDNTSESITLVTLSIILPPLISIATIYITGLCSNIILNYKSGIGLKIDCSLLKKSIIPIEGKIQYFSHFNIVIRRIYEIYYTFKVSIASLLLKKSYQILMLMWNVAMILFWYLVIPYLKRTDVEKMWSFTGVPRYLHTCQYAFISVASMETYFWILSKDELENIFTIIFAVDLLSLPPFLLLLRVTFFNGLTIVQIYWLIGFIGIIKLMLKLNLYWSNEWITTFTNTCRFVLNLFLMASSYAGLLYICQGLPSQLEGKGRYLSAFEEICNFYYLSVVTFSTVGYGDLKPLNKYAKIATVAFISWVFMHVPVEIHRFVSIMNKDNTYYGPLPTRFSKNSFILIVGNLSPTQLNLFIYSMFTANCNKKLVVLTNRMIEYFKDSIKLAQKLHVIISVVKGDVGIIYSMHDLTVLHVENASSIVLIDEFNSNHNMDLSTIGRAISLVRYSCNPEKISMQLFNGSSKAFLNIPIQTVCLYKIKTMLFLKSLTCPGIIPLVSILSSPCLTQKMVIQSTGAFAELPKASQEEYMSGLKGRLFSIKIPSGKVGMSFSDVVLQINGSTDLIIIGVQNRKNRYFILNPLDYKIKDDDYIIVAARSDDTFSLEGAHPEDSKLDMAPRKTLLNIELNSAINDTSALKDIKQYTLPEDVEAESTVVNIQPTDGERIGFDYHKLRSSNEMTVSSVEEAINRFKNPKLPLLITFGDISRIDNFLPILKYSGRFNVISIFKQPPNYDCHDFLDFSDFLFLIDADASLDSVWDKINVQRSYHYIIIPQHGNDYYEIDMTSIIIHRRLLKILSTNEIKSLRGNSASLNWVILTEIKNPLNSLLLSDFKWDAFDNSILAAPQFYSSDFARGSVFFNDLLYNFITHNYEINSKSVYPQVFLHLCKCAIAPDHWDGIQLLSISEISKEETYLPCPTFNILYKHLFKTKNLVSIAIYRRGENMFDRYLLPVPCPKTKIKASDQIFVLSNGNLVYV, encoded by the exons ATGGAGGGCTCCAAACTTTCAGATTTGGGGATATTGGTGGCTTTCAGGCTAATAACTgacataatttttactatattattttttggcTGTTTAATTTATGGAGTTATCGTTGATAATACAA GTGAAAGCATCACTTTAGTTACACTGTCAATAATACTACCCCCCCTTATCTCAATCgcaacaatatatataacagGATTGTGTTCTAACATAATTCTAAACTATAAATCTGGAATTGGCCTGAAAATTGACTGTagtttattaaaaaaatcgaTTATCCCTATAGAAGGGAAGATTCAATACTTCAGCCATTTTAATATTG TGATTAGAAGGATTTATGAGATATATTACACCTTTAAAGTTTCCATTGCATCACTTTTACTTAAGAAATCttaccaaattttgatgCTAATGTGGAATGTTGCGATGATTTTGTTTTGGTATCTGGTTATACCATATTTGAAACGAACGGATGTTGAAAAAATGTGGTCTTTTACAGGAGTTCCCCGCTATTTACATACGTGTCAATACGCCTTCATTTCAGTG GCCTCAATGGaaacatatttttggatCTTGAGCAAAGATGAACTTGAGAACATATTCACGATTATATTTGCGGTGGATTTACTATCTCTACCCCCCTTTTTATTGTTACTAAGAGTCACGTTTTTTAATGGACTAACAATCgtacaaatttattggttaattggatttattgggataattaaattaatgctaaaattgaatttatacTGGAGCAATGAGTGGATAACGACGTTTACCAACACATGTAGATTTGTTTTGAATCTGTTCTTAATGGCTTCATCTTATGCAg GTTTGCTCTACATCTGCCAAGGATTACCATCGCAATTGGAAGGGAAAGGCCGGTATTTATCAGCATTTGAGGAGATTTGCAACTTCTACTATCTTTCAGTAGTAACATTTTCAACGG TGGGATATGGTGATTTGAAACCCTTGAATAAATACGCAAAAATTGCGACTGTAGCATTCATTTCCTGGGTATTCATGCATGTACCAGTGGAGATTCATCGCTTTGTATCTATAATGAATAAGGATAATACTTATTATGGTCCCTTACCTACTAGATTCAGTAAAAACAGTTTCATACTCATAGTTGGAAACCTATCACCCACTCAATTGAACCTGTTTATATATAGCATGTTCACTGCAAATTGCAATAAGAAGCTGGTGGTACTCACAAATAGAATGATCGAATATTTTAAAGATTCCATAAAATTGGCCCAAAAGTTACACGTTATTATATCAGTCGTCAAAGGAGATGTTGGcattatttattcaatgCATGATCTCACCGTACTTCACGTAGAAAATGCCAGTTCCATTGTTCTAATCGATGAATTCAACAGTAACCATAATATGGACTTATCTACAATTGGAAGGGCAATTAGTTTGGTTAGATACTCTTGCAATCCTGAAAAAATATCCATGCAATTGTTCAATGGTTCTTCGAAGGCATTCTTAAATATACCAATACAAACTg tttGTCTTTATAAGATCAAGACAATGCTCTTTTTGAAGTCTCTAACTTGCCCTGGAATTATCCCTCTGGTATCCATCTTATCATCTCCTTGCTTGACACAAAAAATGGTGATACAATCCACTGGTGCCTTTGCCGAGCTCCCTAAAGCGTCGCAGGAGGAGTACATGTCGGGATTAAAAGGGAGATTATTTTCGATAAAAATTCCATCTGGAAAG GTTGGAATGTCTTTCTCTGATGTTGTACTTCAGATAAATGGTTCAACCGACCTAATAATTATTGGCGTTCAGAATCGAAAAAATCGATACTTTATACTTAATCCACTAGACTACAAGATAAAGGATGATGATTATATCATTGTGGCCGCCAGATCTGATGATACATTTAGTTTGGAAGGTGCCCATCCTGAGGACTCAAAACTCGATATGGCTCCGAGAAAAACACTGCTAAATATCGAACTAAATAGCGCGATTAATGATACTAGTGCTTTGAAGGACATCAAACAGTATACACTGCCTGAAGATGTGGAAGCCGAGTCCACTGTAGTTAACATACAACCAACAGACGGTGAACGGATAGGGTTTGATTACCACAAATTGAGATCTTCAAATGAAATGACTGTTTCTAGTGTTGAAGAGGCAATCAATAGGTTtaaaaatccaaaattgccaCTACTTATTACATTTGGTGACATAAGTAGGATCGATAACTTCCTACCTATCCTAAAATATTCAGGGCGATTCAATGTCATATCCATATTCAAGCAA CCACCGAACTATGATTGTCATGATTTTTTGGATTTTTCAGATTTTTTATTCTTAATCGACGCGGATGCATCGCTAGACTCCGTATGGGACAA GATTAACGTACAAAGATCTTACcattatatcatcatccCGCAGCATGGAAACGATTATTACGAAATTGATATGACCTCTATCATCATCCATCGCAGGTTACTCAAGATTCTTTCTACTAATGAAATCAAATCGTTAAGGGGAAACTCTGCTTCCCTAAATTGGGTAATACTTACTGAAATCAAAAACCCTTTAAACTCTTTGCTCTTATCAGATTTCAAGTGGGATGCTTTTGACAACTCTATCTTGGCAGCTCCCCAATTTTATTCCTCTGATTTTGCTAGGGGCAGTGTATTTTTCAATGATCTACTGTACAACTTTATAACGCAcaattatgaaattaattcCAAGTCGGTGTACCCTCAggtatttttacatttgtGCAAATGTGCAATAGCACCGGACCACTGGGATGGaatacaattgttatcTATTAGTGAAATATCCAAAGAGGAGACTTATCTCCCCTGTCCAACATTCAACATTTTATACAAGCACctatttaaaacaaaaaaCCTAGTATCCATAGCCATATATCGCAG GGGCGAAAACATGTTTGATCGATACCTACTACCTGTTCCATGCCCTAAGACTAAGATTAAGGCATCAGACCAA ATTTTTGTCCTGTCAAATGGTAACCTTGTATATGtctaa
- a CDS encoding small subunit ribosomal protein S3e (overlaps_old_locusTagID:BBM_II02475) — MSNAQISKKCKFINDGIFHAELNEFLSRSLAEDGYSGVEVRATPVKTEVIIRATRTREVLGEKGRRIRELTSLVQKRFGFAPDSVELYAERIEHRGLCAMAQAESLRYKLLKGLAVRRAAYGVLRHIMESGANGCEIIISGKLRAQRAKSMKFKDGYLISTGEPSKQYINSATRSVQLRQGVLGVKVKIMLPHDPEGKRGPKAIIPDSITVLEPKPEL, encoded by the exons ATGAGTAACGCACAGATATCCAAGAAatgcaaatttataaacGACGGAATTTTCCATGCCGAACTGAATGAATTTCTGTCAAGATCACTTGCGGAAGATGGCTACTCCGGCGTGGAAGTTAGAGCAACTCCTGTCAA AACTGAAGTTATCATCAGAGCCACTAGAACTAGGGAGGTTTTAGGAGAAAAGGGGAGGAGAATTAGGGAGCTTACATCACTTGTGCAAAAACGATTCGGATTCGCTCCAGATTCAGTTGAGCTATACGCTGAGCGTATTGAACATCGTGGGTTATGTGCTATGGCACAAGCAGAATCTTTGAGATACAAATTGCTTAAGGGATTAGCTGTTAGAAGAGCTGCATATGGTGTCCTTAGACATATTATGGAATCTGGTGCCAATGGATGTGAGATTATTATATCTGGAAAGTTGCGTGCCCAACGTGCGAAAAGCATGAAATTCAAGGACGGATACTTAATCTCTACGGGGGAGCCGTCCAAGCAATACATCAACTCTGCTACAAGGTCTGTGCAATTGAGGCAAGGAGTTTTAGGCGTTAAAGTAAAAATCATGCTTCCTCATGATCCGGAAGGGAAGCGCGGTCCCAAGGCTATTATACCAGACAGTATCACTGTGTTGGAACCGAAGCCTGAACTTTAG